One stretch of Gemmatimonadaceae bacterium DNA includes these proteins:
- a CDS encoding SDR family oxidoreductase encodes MELRGRVALVTGAGRRVGRAIAVGLGARGMRVAVHYHGSPTDAEESVRLIRAAGGEAEPLRADLGDPGAPGPLIDAVVGRFGTLDVLVNSAAIMERTPFGQVTAGQWERIFALNLRAPFFLAQAAAPHLAGGAGGAIVNIADLAAFETWPGYLPHGLSKLGVVRLTESLARIMAPAVRVNAVAPGNVLLPDGWSDADAERLRSTTPLARNGSPADVVQAVAYLLEADFVTGETIVVDGGRRVRG; translated from the coding sequence ATGGAACTGCGCGGACGGGTGGCACTGGTAACCGGAGCCGGAAGGCGCGTCGGACGCGCCATCGCCGTCGGACTCGGCGCGCGCGGCATGCGCGTGGCCGTCCACTACCACGGCTCGCCGACCGACGCCGAGGAGTCGGTGCGTCTCATCCGCGCGGCCGGCGGCGAAGCCGAGCCTCTGCGCGCCGACCTCGGCGACCCGGGCGCGCCCGGGCCGCTCATCGATGCGGTGGTGGGCCGGTTCGGCACGCTCGACGTGCTCGTCAACTCGGCCGCGATCATGGAGCGCACGCCCTTCGGCCAGGTGACCGCCGGACAGTGGGAGCGCATCTTCGCACTCAATCTGCGCGCTCCGTTCTTTCTCGCGCAGGCCGCGGCACCCCACCTGGCGGGCGGCGCCGGCGGCGCGATCGTGAATATCGCGGACCTGGCGGCGTTCGAGACGTGGCCGGGCTATCTGCCGCACGGCCTCTCCAAACTCGGCGTCGTGCGGCTCACCGAGTCGCTGGCCCGGATCATGGCGCCTGCCGTGCGGGTGAACGCGGTCGCGCCCGGCAACGTGCTGCTCCCCGATGGCTGGAGCGACGCCGACGCCGAGCGGCTACGGTCCACCACGCCGCTCGCGCGGAACGGTTCCCCGGCTGACGTCGTGCAAGCGGTGGCGTACTTGCTCGAGGCGGACTTCGTCACCGGCGAGACGATCGTCGTCGACGGCGGCCGTCGTGTCCGCGGCTAA
- the trxB gene encoding thioredoxin-disulfide reductase, whose protein sequence is MAHTYEYEVVIIGAGPAGLCAGMYAGRGMLKTVVLERGAPGGELLNTELIEDYPGFEHILGYELAQKFADHATKFGAELRTGVVVMSVKRRDDGQFETITEEGDVYLSPTVIVTAGGTPVKLGIPGELEYAGKGVSYCAVCDGAFFRGHTIAVVGGGDAAVEEADYLTRYADKVYLVHRRGELRASKILQERAFANPKIEFIWNTMVNRAVGDDHGLLHHLELHDTVTGAHRDLPVTGLFIFVGFKPNTGIIGEHVDHDEFGYLRTDWSMQTSVPGLFAAGDVRVQITRQVTTAVGDATTAAIAAEKYLKARADAATPVGAA, encoded by the coding sequence GTGGCCCATACCTACGAATATGAGGTCGTGATCATCGGTGCCGGGCCCGCGGGCCTGTGCGCGGGAATGTACGCCGGTCGCGGCATGCTCAAGACCGTCGTCCTGGAGCGCGGCGCGCCGGGCGGCGAGTTGCTCAATACGGAGTTGATCGAGGATTATCCCGGCTTCGAACACATTCTCGGCTATGAACTGGCCCAGAAGTTCGCCGACCACGCGACCAAGTTCGGCGCCGAGTTGCGCACGGGGGTCGTCGTCATGTCCGTCAAACGGCGCGATGACGGCCAGTTCGAAACCATTACGGAGGAGGGCGACGTCTATCTCTCGCCGACGGTGATCGTCACGGCGGGCGGTACTCCCGTGAAACTCGGCATTCCCGGCGAGTTGGAATACGCCGGCAAGGGCGTGTCGTACTGCGCCGTGTGCGACGGGGCGTTCTTCCGCGGGCACACGATCGCCGTGGTGGGCGGCGGCGATGCCGCGGTGGAGGAAGCCGACTACCTCACGCGCTACGCGGACAAGGTGTATCTCGTGCACCGCCGCGGCGAACTGCGCGCCTCGAAGATCCTGCAGGAGCGCGCGTTCGCCAATCCGAAGATTGAATTCATCTGGAACACGATGGTCAACCGCGCCGTGGGCGACGACCATGGGCTGCTCCACCATCTCGAACTGCACGACACCGTGACGGGCGCGCACCGCGATCTGCCCGTTACCGGCCTGTTCATCTTCGTCGGGTTCAAGCCCAACACCGGGATCATCGGCGAGCACGTGGACCACGATGAATTCGGCTACCTGCGCACCGACTGGAGCATGCAGACATCGGTGCCCGGATTATTTGCAGCGGGCGACGTGCGCGTGCAGATCACGCGCCAGGTGACGACGGCGGTGGGCGATGCCACGACGGCCGCCATTGCGGCCGAGAAGTACCTCAAGGCACGGGCCGACGCCGCTACCCCCGTGGGCGCGGCCTGA
- a CDS encoding MBL fold metallo-hydrolase — MITIRFETVGPFQENSYLVVDDATERAALVDPGDEPERLLEMVARSGATLDAIWLTHAHLDHVGAINGVRRVHPVPVFLHPLDRPLYDRAAEIAAAYGVPLEQPDPPDRTLADGDVVTVGALRFNVLHTPGHAPGHVVFVGPGLALGGDLLFRGSVGRTDLPFCNGADMEASLARVSALPGEIVVYPGHGPSTTIDEELANNPFLNGTAMPVRR, encoded by the coding sequence GTGATCACGATTCGCTTCGAGACCGTTGGCCCGTTCCAGGAGAACAGCTACCTGGTCGTCGATGACGCCACCGAGCGTGCGGCGCTGGTCGATCCCGGGGACGAACCCGAGCGGCTGCTTGAAATGGTGGCCCGCTCGGGCGCGACGCTTGATGCCATCTGGCTCACCCACGCCCACCTGGACCACGTCGGCGCCATCAATGGCGTGCGGCGGGTGCATCCGGTGCCGGTGTTCCTGCATCCGCTCGACCGGCCGCTCTACGATCGGGCGGCCGAGATCGCGGCGGCCTACGGGGTCCCGCTCGAGCAGCCCGATCCCCCCGACCGCACGCTCGCCGACGGTGACGTGGTCACCGTGGGTGCGCTGCGCTTCAACGTGCTCCACACGCCGGGTCACGCGCCCGGCCACGTGGTCTTTGTGGGCCCCGGGCTCGCGCTCGGTGGTGACCTCCTGTTCCGGGGATCGGTGGGTCGCACCGATCTCCCATTCTGCAACGGAGCCGACATGGAGGCATCGCTCGCCCGCGTGAGCGCACTCCCCGGCGAGATCGTCGTCTATCCAGGGCACGGCCCGTCGACCACCATCGACGAGGAACTGGCGAACAACCCGTTCCTGAACGGGACGGCGATGCCGGTGCGGCGGTGA
- a CDS encoding DUF4149 domain-containing protein, with amino-acid sequence MTITGRSAGLAQVALSAWWLGAAILLAAAVAPAAFAVLPTRSLAGDLVGRLLPVIFWAGMAVFASVMVLGAWTDTASKYKPRVLAAAVGGTACMIAQFVVDGMIARLRAQAHGPVDALAPTNPLRVAFGQLHLFSVVLLGVAMLAAALVLVLALRGQRDLSVH; translated from the coding sequence GTGACCATCACGGGGCGCAGCGCCGGGCTGGCGCAGGTCGCGCTGTCGGCGTGGTGGCTGGGCGCGGCGATCCTGCTCGCGGCGGCCGTGGCGCCAGCGGCGTTCGCAGTGCTGCCAACGCGCAGCCTGGCCGGCGACCTCGTCGGCCGCTTGCTTCCCGTGATCTTCTGGGCTGGCATGGCGGTGTTCGCGTCCGTCATGGTGTTGGGCGCGTGGACCGACACCGCCTCCAAGTACAAGCCGCGCGTGCTCGCCGCCGCCGTCGGCGGCACGGCGTGCATGATCGCCCAGTTCGTGGTCGATGGGATGATCGCGCGCCTGCGGGCGCAGGCCCACGGGCCGGTGGACGCCCTGGCGCCCACCAACCCGCTGCGGGTGGCCTTCGGCCAGTTGCACCTGTTCAGCGTCGTCCTGCTCGGCGTGGCGATGCTCGCGGCCGCCCTCGTGCTCGTGCTCGCCTTGCGCGGGCAGCGAGATCTATCAGTACACTGA
- a CDS encoding aspartate ammonia-lyase, with translation MTSATRSETDPLGPLDVPADAYYGVQTQRALENFPISGLRPLREFVRAVVWIKKAAALTHKETGRLDAKLADAIAAAADEVLAGKLDAHFVVDVYQAGAGTSHNMNVNEVLANRANELLGGKRGAYTPVHPNDHVNMAQSTNDVIPTAIRLGALDLLTGLDRAFGALRDTLAAKGRAFDDVLKSGRTHLQDAMPIRLGQEFSAYADTIDRNLARIRQAADFLRDLGIGGSAVGTGVNVEPEYPALMNKYLKQITGLDLRAGKDRIQLMQSMGDAAAFSAVVKVLALDLSKIASDLRLMVSGPRTGLDEITLPAVQPGSSIMPGKINPSVAEMVNQVCFQVIGNDACVAAAAEHGQLELNVMMPVIAHNVMFSMIILTNAAAALDVRCVAGITANREQCAYWLERSAALATALAPKIGYSKAADISKRSVKEGVLIRDLVKRDQVLPPAEIDEVLDLRKMTEIGVPGGKHGGA, from the coding sequence ATGACCTCCGCGACCCGCTCCGAAACGGATCCCCTCGGCCCGCTCGATGTGCCGGCCGATGCATATTACGGTGTTCAGACCCAGCGCGCGCTCGAGAACTTTCCCATCAGCGGTCTGAGGCCGCTCAGGGAATTCGTGCGCGCCGTGGTCTGGATCAAGAAGGCGGCCGCCCTCACACACAAGGAAACCGGCCGCCTCGACGCCAAACTCGCCGACGCCATTGCCGCCGCCGCCGACGAGGTGCTGGCCGGCAAGCTCGACGCCCACTTCGTGGTGGACGTGTATCAGGCAGGCGCCGGCACCTCGCACAACATGAACGTCAACGAAGTGCTGGCCAACCGCGCCAACGAACTGCTCGGCGGCAAGCGCGGGGCGTATACACCGGTGCACCCAAACGACCACGTCAACATGGCGCAGTCCACCAACGACGTGATCCCGACGGCCATCCGGCTGGGCGCCCTCGACCTGTTGACCGGCCTCGACCGCGCGTTCGGCGCACTGCGCGACACCCTGGCCGCCAAAGGCCGCGCATTCGACGACGTGCTCAAGTCCGGGCGTACCCACCTGCAGGACGCCATGCCGATTCGCCTCGGCCAGGAGTTCTCCGCCTACGCCGATACGATCGACCGCAATCTGGCGCGGATCCGGCAGGCCGCTGACTTCCTGCGCGACCTGGGCATCGGCGGGAGCGCTGTCGGAACCGGCGTGAACGTCGAGCCGGAGTATCCCGCCCTCATGAACAAGTACCTCAAGCAGATCACGGGGCTCGATCTCCGCGCGGGCAAGGACCGCATTCAACTCATGCAGAGCATGGGCGACGCCGCGGCCTTCTCGGCGGTCGTGAAAGTGCTCGCCCTCGACCTCAGCAAGATCGCGAGCGATCTGCGGCTCATGGTGAGCGGCCCGCGCACGGGCCTCGACGAGATCACGCTCCCCGCCGTGCAGCCCGGCTCTTCGATCATGCCCGGCAAGATCAATCCGTCCGTCGCCGAGATGGTGAACCAGGTCTGCTTCCAGGTCATTGGCAACGACGCCTGCGTGGCTGCGGCGGCCGAGCACGGCCAGCTCGAACTGAACGTGATGATGCCCGTGATCGCCCACAACGTGATGTTCTCCATGATCATCCTCACCAACGCCGCGGCCGCGCTCGACGTGCGCTGTGTGGCGGGGATCACGGCCAACCGCGAGCAGTGCGCGTACTGGCTGGAGCGCTCGGCCGCGCTGGCCACGGCGCTCGCCCCGAAGATCGGCTACTCCAAGGCCGCGGACATCAGCAAGCGCTCGGTCAAGGAGGGCGTGCTCATCCGGGATCTGGTGAAGCGCGACCAGGTGTTGCCGCCGGCCGAGATCGATGAGGTGCTGGATCTGCGGAAGATGACCGAGATCGGGGTGCCGGGTGGAAAGCACGGAGGCGCGTAG
- a CDS encoding Rrf2 family transcriptional regulator → MRITTLAEYGVICALHLAKRSDEGPVTGRDIAASERLPVDYVEQILLRLRRAEIVKSTRGARGGYALARPACDITVRDVIAASELTTFDLHCVSHPVEEERCSAAHECSIRPVWLMLQQKIDEVLEGVCLSDLLHQEREVRTRVGLSEIAELDRGRGLPVLQNG, encoded by the coding sequence GTGCGTATCACCACCCTGGCCGAATACGGCGTGATCTGCGCGCTACACCTGGCGAAGCGCAGCGACGAGGGGCCCGTCACGGGCCGCGACATCGCGGCCAGTGAGCGCCTGCCCGTGGACTACGTGGAGCAGATTCTGCTCCGGCTGCGCCGTGCCGAGATCGTCAAGAGCACCCGCGGAGCACGCGGTGGCTACGCCCTGGCGCGCCCAGCCTGCGACATCACGGTGCGCGACGTGATCGCGGCTTCCGAACTCACCACCTTCGACCTGCACTGCGTGTCGCATCCGGTCGAGGAGGAGCGGTGCTCGGCCGCCCACGAGTGCAGCATTCGCCCGGTGTGGCTCATGCTGCAGCAGAAGATCGACGAGGTGCTCGAAGGGGTGTGCCTCTCCGACCTGCTGCACCAGGAGCGCGAGGTCCGTACGCGCGTGGGCCTCTCCGAGATCGCCGAACTCGATCGCGGGCGCGGTCTCCCCGTGTTGCAGAACGGCTGA
- the smpB gene encoding SsrA-binding protein SmpB encodes MKSTNEANDTVSIAKNKRARHDYHILETWEAGLVLTGTEVKSLRDGKAQLVDAYGIVKDGEVYLLNLHISPYKQGSYNNHEPTRTRKLLLHKRQIRRLIGAVEREGLTLVPLDLYFKHGVAKVTLALGKGKKLHDKRETAKARDAEREMARVGRTR; translated from the coding sequence ATGAAGTCAACGAACGAAGCCAACGACACCGTTTCGATTGCGAAGAACAAGCGCGCCCGCCACGACTATCACATTCTGGAGACGTGGGAGGCGGGGCTCGTGCTGACCGGCACCGAGGTCAAGTCGCTCCGCGACGGCAAGGCACAACTCGTCGATGCCTATGGCATCGTGAAGGATGGGGAGGTCTACCTGCTCAACCTCCACATTTCCCCCTACAAGCAGGGCAGCTACAATAACCACGAGCCCACCCGCACCCGCAAACTGTTGCTCCACAAGCGTCAAATCCGTCGTCTGATTGGCGCGGTGGAGCGCGAGGGACTCACCCTCGTGCCCCTGGATCTGTATTTCAAGCACGGGGTGGCCAAAGTGACGCTGGCGCTGGGCAAGGGAAAGAAGCTGCACGACAAGCGCGAAACGGCCAAAGCGCGGGACGCCGAGCGCGAGATGGCGCGCGTGGGGCGCACACGGTGA
- a CDS encoding N-acetylmuramoyl-L-alanine amidase, translating to MIALVLAAFQLAAAMPVRPAPVADRIGPARAAIGSDGHPHLQGDTPAVVVVDAGHGGVDNGMSGPIGATHKIYEKNITLQVALKLGRALQARGVKVVYTRTTDTLINLYDRGPIANRAHGNLFISIHVNASNPKWKDAATARGFETYFLSEAKTEDARRVEAMENSAARFDSGSPVSKGDPLSFILSDMQQNEHLRESMKLAETVQDQLGAVEPGPDRGVQQAAFVVLETAFMPAVLVEIGFGTNPQEAAFISNPRSQTKLAGAIADAAVDYLNAYRAGVNGVADRVAGRHQ from the coding sequence GTGATCGCCCTCGTCCTCGCCGCGTTCCAGCTCGCTGCCGCCATGCCGGTGCGACCGGCCCCCGTCGCCGACCGCATCGGGCCGGCGCGTGCCGCCATCGGGTCGGACGGCCATCCCCATCTCCAGGGCGACACGCCGGCCGTCGTCGTCGTCGATGCCGGACACGGCGGCGTCGACAACGGGATGAGTGGCCCGATCGGTGCCACGCACAAGATCTACGAGAAGAACATCACCCTGCAGGTCGCCCTCAAGCTCGGTCGGGCGCTCCAGGCCCGGGGGGTGAAGGTCGTCTACACACGCACCACCGACACGCTGATCAACCTGTACGATCGCGGCCCGATCGCCAACCGCGCCCACGGCAATCTGTTCATCTCGATCCACGTCAACGCGTCCAACCCCAAGTGGAAGGACGCCGCCACGGCCCGCGGGTTCGAAACCTATTTTCTGTCCGAAGCGAAGACCGAAGACGCCCGTCGAGTGGAAGCCATGGAAAACTCGGCGGCCCGTTTCGACAGCGGCAGCCCCGTGTCCAAGGGTGATCCGCTAAGTTTCATCCTCAGCGACATGCAGCAGAACGAGCATCTCCGCGAGTCGATGAAACTGGCCGAAACCGTGCAGGATCAACTGGGGGCCGTGGAGCCGGGCCCGGACCGCGGCGTCCAGCAGGCGGCATTCGTCGTCCTCGAAACGGCGTTCATGCCGGCCGTGCTCGTCGAGATCGGCTTCGGCACGAATCCGCAGGAGGCCGCGTTCATTTCCAACCCGCGGTCGCAGACCAAGCTCGCTGGTGCGATCGCCGATGCGGCCGTGGATTATCTCAACGCCTACCGGGCCGGCGTGAACGGTGTGGCGGATCGCGTCGCCGGCCGCCACCAATGA
- a CDS encoding dihydroorotate dehydrogenase, which translates to MLRVSAAGLEFQNPIVLAAGTAGYGHEVSGVTDLAAIGGLVTKAVSLEPRQGAPAPRVAEFEGGMINAVGLANPGVDEVCRTHLPWLEVALPGTRKLVNVVGFVVDEFAEVVQRLEASEHAGGAIDGYELNVSCPNTKAGGMEFGADDTALAAVVMQVRRVTHRPVFAKLSPALADIAHTARVAVDAGAHGITVVNTIPGLVVDVETRRPALGFGTGGVSGSAILPVGVLATWKVARAVPVPVIGLGGVRHATDVVQYVLAGASLVGMGTAAMRDPRRPERVVRDLVRWCAAHGVANLADLRGTLEWPA; encoded by the coding sequence GTGCTTCGCGTCAGCGCTGCCGGACTCGAATTCCAGAATCCCATCGTTCTTGCCGCCGGAACCGCCGGCTATGGGCACGAGGTGTCGGGCGTGACGGATCTCGCGGCCATCGGCGGGCTGGTCACCAAGGCGGTGAGCCTCGAGCCGCGCCAGGGCGCCCCCGCGCCGCGCGTAGCGGAGTTCGAGGGCGGCATGATCAACGCCGTCGGGCTGGCCAACCCGGGCGTTGACGAGGTGTGCCGCACGCACTTGCCGTGGCTGGAGGTCGCCCTGCCAGGCACGCGAAAACTCGTCAACGTGGTCGGCTTCGTGGTGGACGAGTTCGCCGAAGTCGTGCAGCGGCTCGAAGCGAGCGAGCACGCCGGCGGTGCGATCGACGGCTACGAGTTGAACGTGAGCTGCCCGAACACCAAGGCCGGCGGGATGGAGTTCGGCGCCGACGACACGGCCCTCGCCGCGGTCGTCATGCAGGTGCGACGTGTCACCCATCGGCCGGTGTTCGCCAAGCTCTCACCGGCGCTCGCCGACATCGCTCATACGGCGCGGGTCGCCGTCGACGCCGGCGCCCACGGGATCACCGTGGTGAACACGATCCCCGGATTGGTGGTGGATGTCGAAACGCGACGCCCGGCGCTGGGCTTCGGCACGGGCGGCGTGAGCGGCAGCGCGATCCTGCCCGTAGGCGTGCTCGCCACGTGGAAGGTGGCGCGGGCCGTGCCCGTGCCGGTGATCGGCCTGGGCGGCGTCCGCCACGCCACCGATGTCGTGCAGTACGTACTGGCCGGCGCGTCGCTGGTTGGAATGGGCACCGCGGCCATGCGCGATCCACGGCGGCCGGAGCGGGTGGTGCGCGATCTCGTCCGCTGGTGCGCGGCGCACGGCGTGGCCAATCTCGCCGACCTGCGCGGCACCTTGGAGTGGCCCGCATGA
- the pyrF gene encoding orotidine-5'-phosphate decarboxylase, translated as MTTPIVALDVSRVADALALVDRLDGLCGFYKVGLQLFTAEGPAIVRAVRERGRGAEVFLDLKLHDIPNTVRGAVASAAAHGARLVTVHASGGRAMLDEAQAAAAAGGCSLLAVTVLTSLDAAALAAAWGRDGGSGRTLDVGDEVLRLSAVAAAAGLHGVVCSGREAGAVRSRFGGRLATLVPGVRLAGMPANDQARVVTPGEAVLAGAAYVVLGRTVTAAGDPRIAMERVLAELAAEGSSGG; from the coding sequence ATGACCACCCCCATCGTGGCGCTGGACGTGTCCCGCGTGGCCGACGCGCTGGCACTGGTCGACCGGCTCGACGGGCTCTGCGGGTTCTACAAGGTCGGCTTGCAGCTGTTCACCGCCGAAGGACCGGCGATCGTCCGCGCGGTGCGCGAGCGGGGGCGGGGAGCGGAGGTGTTCCTCGACCTCAAGTTGCACGACATTCCCAACACCGTGCGCGGCGCGGTGGCAAGCGCGGCCGCCCACGGGGCGCGGCTGGTGACGGTCCACGCCTCTGGCGGACGGGCGATGCTCGATGAGGCGCAGGCGGCGGCAGCGGCGGGCGGGTGTTCCCTGCTCGCGGTGACCGTGCTGACGTCGCTCGACGCGGCGGCGCTGGCCGCTGCCTGGGGACGTGACGGCGGCAGTGGGCGCACGCTCGATGTGGGGGACGAGGTGCTGCGGCTCTCGGCGGTCGCGGCCGCTGCCGGGCTGCACGGGGTGGTGTGCAGCGGGCGCGAGGCGGGAGCGGTACGGAGCCGCTTCGGCGGGCGATTGGCCACCCTCGTGCCGGGAGTGCGGCTCGCGGGGATGCCGGCGAACGATCAGGCTCGGGTGGTGACCCCAGGCGAAGCCGTGCTGGCGGGCGCGGCCTACGTAGTGCTGGGTCGCACGGTGACTGCGGCCGGCGACCCGCGGATCGCCATGGAGCGGGTGTTGGCGGAGCTCGCGGCCGAAGGCTCGTCGGGGGGCTGA
- the rpmJ gene encoding 50S ribosomal protein L36 produces the protein MKVRSSVKPICEHCKVIKRNGVIRIICKRNPKHKQRQG, from the coding sequence GTGAAAGTACGCAGCAGCGTGAAGCCGATCTGCGAGCACTGCAAAGTGATCAAGCGGAACGGCGTGATCCGCATCATTTGCAAGCGCAACCCTAAGCATAAGCAGCGGCAGGGCTAA
- the rpsM gene encoding 30S ribosomal protein S13, translated as MARISGVDLPREKKVEVGLTYIYGIGRKTAAAIVQKAGIDAALRVRDLSDGDVNKLRQVIERDHKVEGALRTEVAMNVKRLMDIGSYRGIRHRRGLPVRGQRTHTNARTKKGPRRAIAGKKKVTK; from the coding sequence ATGGCGCGAATCAGTGGAGTCGATCTCCCGCGTGAGAAGAAGGTCGAGGTCGGCTTGACCTACATCTACGGCATCGGCCGCAAGACGGCCGCCGCCATCGTCCAGAAGGCAGGCATCGATGCCGCGTTGCGCGTGCGCGACCTGTCGGATGGCGACGTCAACAAGCTGCGCCAGGTGATCGAGCGCGACCATAAGGTCGAGGGCGCGTTGCGCACCGAGGTGGCGATGAACGTGAAGCGGCTGATGGACATCGGCTCGTATCGCGGCATTCGGCACCGCCGTGGTCTTCCGGTGCGTGGCCAGCGGACGCACACCAACGCCCGCACCAAGAAGGGGCCGCGCCGCGCGATCGCGGGCAAGAAGAAGGTAACCAAGTAA
- the rpsK gene encoding 30S ribosomal protein S11 yields MATGKKSKRVVEAEGIAHVNATFNNTMVTITDAHGNTVSWGSSGKAGFKGSKKSTPFAATVASEQCAREALSLGVKRVHVRVQGPGSGRESAIQALASAGLQVKSIKDVTPIPHNGCRPPKRRRV; encoded by the coding sequence ATGGCGACTGGCAAGAAGTCCAAGCGCGTCGTGGAGGCGGAAGGCATCGCCCACGTGAACGCCACGTTCAACAATACGATGGTCACGATCACCGACGCGCACGGGAACACCGTGTCCTGGGGTTCGTCGGGCAAGGCCGGCTTCAAAGGCTCCAAGAAGAGCACGCCGTTCGCGGCAACGGTCGCGTCCGAACAGTGCGCCCGGGAAGCGCTCAGCCTCGGCGTCAAGCGCGTGCATGTGCGCGTGCAGGGCCCCGGCAGCGGGCGTGAGTCGGCCATCCAGGCGCTGGCCTCGGCCGGACTGCAGGTGAAGTCGATCAAGGACGTGACGCCGATTCCGCACAACGGCTGCCGTCCGCCCAAGCGTCGGAGAGTCTGA